In Paenibacillus protaetiae, the genomic stretch GCTCCGCCTTCAGCCGGACCAGCTGTGACAGCAATCCTAGTAACGCTGTTTTTACGGACCATACAGCGCCGGTCGCCATTGCCGTCCACATCGCGTCCCCCGTTCCGACGTCCGTCTTCCAATTCCACTCGACCAGCTTCACTCTGGCCAGCGCCTTGCGCATCCAGCGTTCCAGATTGCGGAACAAATGGACGATCCTCTGCATCCGGTCAATCGCGGTCATGACTTTGTCTTTATCAATCTCGGTGTCGGTTTCTCCGTCCATATGGGCCGCTGTAATATCAAAAGCCGATTGCTGCTGCAGCTGCAGCACACGGCCGTTAAAATCAAGAAACGGAATTCGTTTCCGGTAATTCACAATCCCATACAGCGCCCGGACCTTAAATATCCATTCGTCTGCAAAATCTTGCCGGTTTAAATACCCTTCGATAACAATCGGCGACAACATCACTATTAAAATGAGCAAAAAAAAGAAGCCTCCCCTATCGCCCAACCGTATGAGGCCGGAATCATTCCTTCCTCCTCCATTTCCTAATGCTGGTTGGCTATAGTATGGCTTGGCCGCTTAAACTCATGCATACGTTTAAACCGATTCCTCTTCTTCTGGCTGAGGCTGTGCCATCGGCGCGAATTCATCCAGCGTGAGCTGGCGCTCATCAAGCCGCTCGAACAGCATTTGCGTCTGCTCCTCCAGCGCATCTTCAATGCTGACATGTCCCGGATCCGGCAGCGCCTTCAAGCTGGCGAGCCCGAAATAATCGAGGAACGCTTTTGTTGTTCCATATAGGATAGGCCGCCCGATTGCTTCCGCCCGTCCGACCTCTTCGATCAGATCCTTGGATACAAGCGATGCGATCGCACGGTCGCTTTTGACGCCGCGAATCTCTTCGATATCGATACGGGTTATCGGCTGTCTGTACGCCACGATCGACAATGTCTCAAGCGCGGCTTGAGACAGATGCGAACGAGTTGGCGAATAAGCCATTTTCTCAAAATACGGCGCATGCTCCGGATGGGTTGTCAGCCGGTAAGCGCCTGCCACCTCCGCCAGCTGGATGCCGCGGCCTTCCCTTTCCAAATCGCGGTGCAAATCGTAAGCCAAATCGGTTATCAGCTCGGAATCCAGCTCCAGAATATCGGCGAGCTGCCGCTTCGTTAAGCCTTCGTCCCCTGCCATAAACAATAAGCCTTCAATAATCGATTTCAGCTTCGAGTAATCCACTTTCCGCCATTTCTCCTCTCCAATGAATGACAATATCTTCGAACAAGGTATGCTGAAAGCATCTAATATGCTTCATTTTCATCAGTTCCAGAATCGCCAGGAATGTTACGACGATCTCATGCTTGTTCATATTTTCACGAATTAAACGCGAAAAACGAACGGTTTCGTATTGCTTCAATACTTCCACAATGTCGCGGATGCGGTCTTTGACCGATATTTCATCCCGCTGGACGGTGGCTACGATACTTCTTCGCGCTGCTCTGCGTAATGCTTTCTGAAAGGCTGCTATCAAGTCGCTGAGATGAATGCCTTCCACCGGATTAACCGGCACTTCTTTCATATAAGGCGT encodes the following:
- the scpB gene encoding SMC-Scp complex subunit ScpB, producing the protein MDYSKLKSIIEGLLFMAGDEGLTKRQLADILELDSELITDLAYDLHRDLEREGRGIQLAEVAGAYRLTTHPEHAPYFEKMAYSPTRSHLSQAALETLSIVAYRQPITRIDIEEIRGVKSDRAIASLVSKDLIEEVGRAEAIGRPILYGTTKAFLDYFGLASLKALPDPGHVSIEDALEEQTQMLFERLDERQLTLDEFAPMAQPQPEEEESV
- a CDS encoding DUF2953 domain-containing protein — protein: MLILIVMLSPIVIEGYLNRQDFADEWIFKVRALYGIVNYRKRIPFLDFNGRVLQLQQQSAFDITAAHMDGETDTEIDKDKVMTAIDRMQRIVHLFRNLERWMRKALARVKLVEWNWKTDVGTGDAMWTAMATGAVWSVKTALLGLLSQLVRLKAEPVMVVQPIYTQQPCLRTEWTCKATLSLWDGFVITMQLLGRLRKTKTTFKEIQRLLRLSPT